In Podarcis muralis chromosome 7, rPodMur119.hap1.1, whole genome shotgun sequence, the genomic stretch TATCTGCTCTGGTGCTATCCAAACCATATTTGACTCCCACGTCTGTTTGGGTATCTCTGGTTTCCATACAGCAGAGGTGAGCGGCCAGTGGCCAcagggccaaatgcagcctcatttccagTAGGTGGCAAGAGGGGAAAATGAAGGCGGGGAGGGGGTTCATCACTTGGGCTCTggccttagaatcacagaattgtagagttggaaagggaccctgaggatcatctagtctaaccccctgcaatgcaggaatatgcagctgtcccatacagggattgaacttgcaaccttagcattatcagctCACTGATGACTCCAGCCCTGCCCATCATCAGTATGCGTCCCGCAACAGTCTTGAATGCTGATGAGTGAATGTCACTTTGAGGGTCCAGTCATTGAGGTCCTCTGCAGCTTTCATCTCAGAACCTTGGCTATGCAAGAGTTCCACTCATTTCTCCTCTTTAGAGCCCGCCCACTGCCCCCTTCCAACCACATCTCACTCCTTGACTTTGGTTAGCAATTGCATTTTTCTTGCGGGGCCTTCTTCCTTCTCTGAAGACCGCTAGTTCTCTTCTTATGGATCACCTTCACACCATCCCACCCTTCCTGCAGGTCAATCTCCTTGTTTCTCAGAGCGTCATAGATAGCATTGGTGATGGTCGCAAAAGCCAAATCTATATTGAGGTTGTCCTTGGCAGACGTCTCAATAAATTGTGTGCCCAAAGAAATGGCCAGTCCCTCTGCTTCTTCGACTGTGACTCTGTTCATTGACTGAAGGTCACTTTTGTGGCCAACCAAGAGGAAGACGACCTTCTCCATAACACTGGTCACTTCATGGTACCAATCAAAGATGCTCTCAAAGGACCTCCGGTTGG encodes the following:
- the RAB42 gene encoding ras-related protein Rab-42 translates to MEAAPEMELAQSPPARNLNGNWHYQFRILLLGDSMVGKTSLLRCYTEGCFVPSPCPTVGVEFYSKMMELPPGIKVKLQLWDTAGQERFRCITRSFYRNAVGVLLVFDMTNRRSFESIFDWYHEVTSVMEKVVFLLVGHKSDLQSMNRVTVEEAEGLAISLGTQFIETSAKDNLNIDLAFATITNAIYDALRNKEIDLQEGWDGVKVIHKKRTSGLQRRKKAPQEKCNC